The following are encoded in a window of Methanofollis sp. genomic DNA:
- the glmS gene encoding glutamine--fructose-6-phosphate transaminase (isomerizing), with product MCGIVGYIGWRDAAPLIIEGLKRLEYRGYDSFGVATENGDIRVVKRNGRISDNHLDLSALSGTIGIGHTRWATHGAPNEQNAHPHTDCSGSIAVVHNGIIENYAVLRRKLTEKGHLFRSETDTEVIAHLIEEYYTGDLLAAVTETVRHLEGSYAILALARDDPRIIAARKSSPLVLGIGDGEMLCASDITPLLDHTERAVYLEDGDIAALTPARIDVYHDGMPVERQVDHITWSVDDAKKGGFPHYMLKEIYEQPQAFYNTIKGLEGDSHLAMVRVAPELTVAACGTSYHAALIFRYLAEDYGKKRVNVELASEFKYYAPPIRELVIAVSQSGETADTLAAIDQAKAHNCPALAITNILGSSITRKADWTLFMCAGPEISVAATKSFTAQLAVFMVMVNTMCDREFDDVLAHAHCSIERVLSCTLGKAVALISEAQEMFYVGRGVFYPVALEGALKMKEISYIHAEGYAAGELKHGPFALLSPETPVVAICMPGRTYGVMLSNVKEMKARGAPIIGIGVEGDTEVEQVVDVFIPVPADHQMVQALTVSVVLQLLAYHTACALNRDIDKPRNLAKSVTVE from the coding sequence ATGTGCGGGATAGTAGGATATATCGGCTGGAGGGACGCGGCGCCCCTGATCATCGAGGGCCTCAAGCGCCTGGAGTACCGGGGGTATGACTCCTTCGGTGTCGCAACGGAAAACGGGGACATCAGGGTCGTCAAAAGGAACGGGAGGATCTCGGACAACCACCTCGATCTCTCGGCGCTCAGCGGGACCATCGGCATCGGCCACACCCGTTGGGCGACGCACGGCGCCCCCAACGAGCAAAACGCCCACCCCCACACCGACTGCAGCGGGTCGATCGCCGTCGTCCACAACGGCATCATCGAGAACTATGCGGTGCTCAGGAGAAAACTCACCGAGAAAGGCCACCTCTTCAGGAGCGAGACCGACACCGAGGTGATCGCACACCTCATCGAGGAGTACTACACAGGCGACCTCCTCGCCGCGGTCACCGAGACCGTCCGCCACCTCGAAGGGTCCTATGCGATCCTCGCCCTCGCGAGAGACGACCCCAGGATCATCGCCGCCCGTAAAAGCAGCCCCCTCGTCCTCGGCATCGGCGACGGCGAGATGCTCTGCGCCTCAGACATCACCCCCCTCCTCGACCACACAGAGAGGGCGGTCTACCTGGAGGACGGGGACATCGCCGCCCTCACGCCCGCACGGATCGACGTCTACCATGACGGGATGCCTGTCGAGAGGCAGGTCGACCACATCACCTGGAGCGTGGACGATGCGAAGAAAGGAGGATTCCCCCATTACATGCTCAAGGAGATCTACGAGCAGCCCCAGGCCTTCTACAACACCATCAAGGGCCTCGAAGGGGATAGCCACCTTGCCATGGTCAGGGTCGCACCCGAACTGACGGTGGCGGCCTGCGGGACGTCGTACCACGCCGCCCTCATCTTCCGCTACCTCGCCGAGGACTACGGGAAGAAGAGGGTCAACGTCGAACTCGCCTCCGAGTTCAAGTATTATGCCCCGCCCATCCGTGAACTCGTCATCGCCGTCTCCCAGTCGGGAGAGACCGCGGACACCCTTGCGGCGATCGACCAGGCAAAGGCCCACAACTGCCCGGCCCTCGCCATCACGAACATTCTCGGGAGTTCGATCACCAGGAAGGCGGACTGGACCCTCTTCATGTGCGCCGGCCCCGAGATCAGCGTCGCCGCCACCAAGTCGTTCACCGCGCAGCTTGCGGTCTTCATGGTGATGGTGAACACAATGTGCGACAGGGAGTTCGACGATGTCCTTGCCCATGCCCACTGCTCCATCGAGCGTGTGCTCTCCTGCACCCTCGGAAAAGCCGTTGCATTAATATCTGAGGCGCAGGAGATGTTCTATGTCGGGCGGGGCGTCTTCTACCCGGTCGCTCTCGAGGGCGCGCTGAAGATGAAGGAGATCTCGTACATCCATGCAGAGGGCTATGCCGCAGGCGAACTCAAGCACGGGCCTTTCGCGCTGCTATCGCCGGAAACGCCGGTCGTCGCTATCTGCATGCCGGGCAGGACCTATGGCGTGATGCTCTCCAACGTCAAGGAGATGAAGGCGAGGGGGGCGCCGATCATCGGCATCGGCGTCGAGGGGGACACCGAGGTGGAACAGGTCGTCGACGTCTTCATCCCGGTGCCCGCCGACCACCAGATGGTCCAGGCGCTCACCGTCTCGGTCGTCCTCCAGCTCCTCGCCTACCACACCGCATGTGCTTTAAACAGGGACATCGACAAACCAAGAAATCTGGCAAAGAGTGTGACCGTCGAATGA
- the glmU gene encoding bifunctional sugar-1-phosphate nucleotidylyltransferase/acetyltransferase translates to MQAVILAAGEGKRLRPLTHAMPKAMVPVANRPILEHIIRALEKNGIREIIVVVGYKKEHVIRHLNALDIPVRVVVQEKQLGTAHALACAAPLITGDFLLLPGDNYVDTASIARIMREKNAVLTWEHPHPSNFGVLVIRDGTVREVIEKPQEAPGFTVSTGIFSLDPSFLQYLDETEIPDAVNRMIRAGTPLTAVAAADWQDAVYPWDLLKLNAALLRDVRQERAGRSGPGVVIRGRVSIGKGTTIGPNTTIIGPVVIGDDCDIGANCVITSETSIGARARVEPFTMIGQSVILDDVSIGSHSRIVEAVVGTGSHLGDHATTFPTKTIFSIEREMIGAKFGAIIGDHTRSAPFCIFRNCIVGNEVVIDDGKTIYGEVPDGAKLL, encoded by the coding sequence ATGCAGGCAGTCATTCTCGCAGCAGGCGAAGGAAAAAGGCTCAGGCCCCTCACCCACGCAATGCCCAAGGCGATGGTGCCGGTGGCGAACAGGCCGATCCTGGAGCACATCATCAGGGCCCTGGAAAAGAACGGGATCAGGGAGATCATCGTCGTCGTCGGGTACAAAAAGGAGCACGTCATCCGCCATCTCAACGCCCTCGACATCCCTGTCAGGGTCGTCGTGCAGGAGAAGCAACTCGGCACCGCCCATGCCCTGGCGTGCGCCGCACCCCTGATCACCGGAGACTTCCTCCTCCTCCCGGGCGACAACTATGTCGACACCGCCTCCATTGCCAGGATCATGCGGGAGAAGAACGCGGTGCTCACCTGGGAGCACCCCCACCCGTCGAACTTCGGCGTCCTCGTCATCAGGGACGGGACGGTGAGAGAGGTGATCGAAAAACCCCAGGAAGCCCCGGGATTCACTGTCTCGACCGGCATCTTCTCCCTCGACCCGTCCTTCCTCCAGTACCTCGATGAGACGGAGATCCCCGACGCCGTCAACAGGATGATCCGGGCGGGCACGCCCCTGACGGCCGTCGCCGCCGCCGACTGGCAGGACGCGGTCTATCCCTGGGACCTCCTCAAACTGAACGCCGCCCTGCTCCGGGACGTCAGGCAGGAGCGGGCAGGCAGGAGCGGACCCGGCGTCGTGATCAGGGGCCGGGTCTCGATCGGGAAGGGAACGACCATCGGCCCGAACACCACCATCATAGGGCCGGTGGTCATCGGGGACGACTGCGATATCGGTGCAAACTGTGTCATCACGTCCGAGACGAGCATCGGCGCCAGAGCGCGGGTCGAACCCTTCACCATGATCGGTCAGTCCGTCATCCTCGACGATGTGAGCATCGGGTCCCATTCCCGGATCGTCGAGGCGGTCGTCGGGACCGGGTCGCACCTCGGCGACCACGCCACCACCTTCCCCACAAAGACGATCTTCTCGATAGAAAGGGAGATGATCGGGGCGAAATTCGGGGCGATCATCGGGGACCACACGCGTTCAGCCCCGTTCTGTATCTTCAGGAACTGTATCGTGGGGAACGAAGTAGTCATTGATGACGGTAAAACCATTTACGGGGAGGTCCCCGATGGTGCAAAACTTTTATAG